The proteins below come from a single Oncorhynchus keta strain PuntledgeMale-10-30-2019 chromosome 1, Oket_V2, whole genome shotgun sequence genomic window:
- the LOC127923681 gene encoding uncharacterized protein LOC127923681: MFLLGGLVSGMFLLGGLVSGMFLLGGLVSGMSLLGGLVSGMSLLGGLVSGMFLLGGLVSGMSLLGGLVSGMSLLGGLVSGMSLLGGLVSGMSLLGGLVSGMFLLGGLVSGMFLLGGLVSGMFLLGGLVSGMFLLGGLVSGMFLLGGLVSGMSLLGGLVSGMSLLGGLVSGMSLGGLVSGMSLLGGLVSGMSLLGGLVSGMSLLGGLVSGMSLLGGLVSGMSLLGGLVCGMSLLGGLVSGMSLLGGLVSGMSLLGGLVSGMSLLGGLVSGMSLLGGLVSGMSLLGGLVSGMSLLGGLVSGMSLLGGLKLCSHWEVQGDS, from the exons ATGTTTCTTCTAGGCGGTTTGGTCAGTGGCATGTTTCTTCTAGGCGGTTTGGTCAGTGGCATGTTTCTTCTAGGCGGTTTGGTCAGTGGCATGTCTCTTCTAGGCGGTTTGGTCAGTGGCATGTCTCTTCTAGGAGGTTTGGTCAGTGGCATGTTTCTTCTAGGCGGTTTGGTCAGTGGCATGTCTCTTCTAGGAGGTTTGGTCAGTGGCATGTCTCTTCTAGGAGGTTTGGTCAGTGGCATGTCTCTTCTAGGCGGTTTGGTCAGTGGCATGTCTCTTCTAGGAGGTTTGGTCAGTGGCATGTTTCTTCTAGGAGGTTTGGTCAGTGGCATGTTTCTTCTAGGAGGTTTGGTCAGTGGCATGTTTCTTCTAGGCGGTTTGGTCAGTGGCATGTTTCTTCTAGGAGGTTTGGTCAGTGGCATGTTTCTTCTAGGCGGTTTGGTCAGTGGCATGTCTCTTCTAGGAGGTTTGGTCAGTGGCATGTCTCTTCTAGGAGGTTTGGTCAGTGGCATGTCTCTAGGAGGTTTGGTCAGTGGCATGTCTCTTCTAGGAGGTTTGGTCAGTGGCATGTCTCTTCTAGGAGGTTTGGTCAGTGGCATGTCTCTTCTAGGAG GTTTGGTCAGTGGCATGTCTCTTCTAGGAGGTTTGGTCAGTGGCATGTCTCTTCTAGGAGGTTTGGTCTGTGGCATGTCTCTTCTAGGAGGTTTGGTCAGTGGCATGTCTCTTCTAGGAGGTTTGGTCAGTGGCATGTCTCTTCTAGGAGGTTTGGTCAGTGGCATGTCTCTTCTAGGCGGTTTGGTCAGTGGCATGTCTCTTCTAGGCGGTTTGGTCAGTGGCATGTCTCTTCTAGGAGGTTTGGTCAGTGGCATGTCTCTTCTAGGAGGTTTGGTCAGTGGCATGTCTCTTCTAGGAGGTTTG AAGCTCTGCTCTCACTGGGAGGTGCAGGGTGACAGTTAa